The Hymenobacter sp. DG01 genome has a segment encoding these proteins:
- the hisA gene encoding 1-(5-phosphoribosyl)-5-[(5-phosphoribosylamino)methylideneamino]imidazole-4-carboxamide isomerase, giving the protein MEIIPAIDLINGQCVRLTEGDFSQQTTYDSDPLAVAQRFEQHGVKRLHLVDLDGARAKQPVNLPVLERIARHTALEIDFGGGLQSEDTVRQAFEAGARQITAGSIAVREPETVAGWLRAFGAERIIVGADFRDNFISINAWAEQSERTLQEFVADYLTAGASTFICTDVSKDGKLQGPALATYQQLRKQLPAAQLVASGGVTTLADVEALARIGMHGAIIGKAIYEGTITLAELQPWL; this is encoded by the coding sequence ATGGAAATCATTCCCGCTATTGACCTTATCAATGGCCAGTGCGTGCGCCTCACCGAGGGCGACTTCTCCCAGCAGACCACCTACGACTCCGACCCCCTGGCCGTAGCCCAGCGCTTCGAACAGCATGGGGTAAAGCGCCTGCATCTGGTGGACCTGGACGGGGCCCGGGCCAAGCAGCCGGTGAACCTGCCGGTACTGGAGCGCATTGCCCGGCACACCGCCCTGGAAATTGACTTTGGCGGGGGGCTGCAAAGCGAGGATACCGTGCGGCAGGCCTTTGAGGCGGGCGCCCGTCAGATTACGGCCGGCAGCATAGCCGTGCGGGAACCCGAAACGGTGGCCGGCTGGCTGCGCGCCTTTGGGGCTGAGCGCATCATCGTGGGGGCTGATTTTCGCGACAACTTTATTTCCATTAACGCCTGGGCCGAGCAGAGCGAGCGGACCCTACAGGAGTTCGTGGCCGACTACCTGACGGCGGGCGCGAGTACCTTCATCTGCACCGATGTCAGCAAAGATGGCAAGCTGCAGGGCCCCGCGCTGGCTACCTACCAGCAATTGCGCAAGCAGCTACCCGCTGCCCAGCTGGTGGCCAGCGGCGGCGTCACGACCCTGGCCGATGTGGAAGCCCTGGCGAGAATCGGGATGCACGGCGCTATTATTGGCAAGGCCATCTATGAGGGCACCATTACCCTGGCCGAGCTCCAACCCTGGCTGTAG
- the hisH gene encoding imidazole glycerol phosphate synthase subunit HisH, whose amino-acid sequence MEIAVIDYKGGNVQSVLFALERLGVQATLTSEPEVIRRADKVLFPGEGEAASAMRELRAQGLDELLPTLTQPFLGICLGMQLLGQHSEEGGGTDLLGILPFNVIRFPSAPEYKVPHMGWNNLQALRSPLFEGLREEDYVYFVHSYYAPVGDYTIAQAEYPTPFSAAVQYQNFYAVQFHTEKSGPVGTRILENFLKL is encoded by the coding sequence ATGGAAATAGCAGTAATTGATTACAAAGGCGGCAACGTACAGTCCGTGCTGTTTGCGCTAGAACGCCTGGGAGTACAGGCTACCCTGACCTCGGAGCCCGAAGTGATTCGGCGCGCCGATAAGGTCTTGTTTCCGGGCGAAGGCGAAGCTGCTTCGGCTATGCGCGAGCTGCGGGCCCAGGGCCTGGATGAGCTTCTACCGACGCTTACTCAACCTTTCCTGGGCATCTGTCTGGGCATGCAGCTGCTGGGCCAACATAGTGAGGAAGGCGGCGGTACCGACCTGCTCGGTATTTTGCCTTTTAACGTGATTCGCTTCCCCAGTGCTCCGGAGTACAAAGTGCCGCACATGGGCTGGAACAACCTGCAGGCGCTTCGCTCCCCGCTCTTTGAAGGGCTGCGCGAGGAGGACTACGTATACTTTGTGCACAGCTACTACGCACCCGTCGGGGATTATACCATTGCCCAGGCCGAGTACCCCACGCCATTTAGTGCCGCCGTGCAGTACCAGAACTTCTACGCCGTGCAGTTTCACACCGAGAAAAGCGGCCCGGTCGGGACGCGGATTCTGGAAAATTTTCTGAAGCTCTAG
- the hisB gene encoding bifunctional histidinol-phosphatase/imidazoleglycerol-phosphate dehydratase HisB, translating to MKKVLFIDRDGTILIEPPTDFQVDSLSREKFQFVPGSITGLARIARELDYELVLVSNQDGLGTDSFPEDTFWPAHTMMLDILRSEGVEFAREHIDRSFPHENLATRKPGIGMLQQYLGEGSGYDLAGSFVIGDRLTDVELAQNLGCQSILIRPEGEEDERAALTTTNWEKIYQFLRLPARTAVVQRDTNETKISIEINLDGNGRPQIHTGLGFFDHMLDQLSKHSGVDMKISVQGDLHIDEHHTIEDTAIALGEAFTQALGDKRGLARYGFLLPMDDVLAQAAIDFSGRPWMVWDAEFKREKIGDMPTEMFYHFFKSFSDAARCNLNIKAEGQNEHHKIEAIFKAVAKSIKMALVRDAARMEIPSTKGVL from the coding sequence ATGAAGAAAGTTCTTTTCATTGACCGGGACGGCACCATCCTCATCGAGCCGCCCACCGATTTTCAGGTTGACTCCCTGAGCCGGGAAAAATTTCAGTTTGTGCCGGGCTCCATCACCGGACTGGCGCGCATTGCCCGCGAACTGGACTACGAGCTGGTGCTGGTGAGCAACCAAGATGGCCTGGGCACCGACAGCTTTCCGGAAGACACCTTCTGGCCGGCCCACACCATGATGCTCGATATTCTGCGCTCGGAAGGAGTGGAGTTTGCCCGCGAGCATATCGACCGGAGCTTCCCCCACGAAAACCTGGCTACCCGCAAGCCCGGCATTGGAATGCTGCAGCAGTACCTGGGAGAAGGAAGCGGCTACGACCTGGCCGGCTCCTTTGTTATCGGCGACCGGCTCACCGATGTGGAGCTGGCCCAGAACTTAGGCTGCCAGTCTATTCTGATCCGGCCGGAAGGGGAGGAGGATGAACGCGCTGCTCTGACAACCACCAACTGGGAAAAGATATACCAATTCCTGCGGTTGCCCGCCCGCACGGCGGTAGTACAACGCGACACCAACGAAACTAAAATCAGCATCGAAATAAACCTCGATGGAAATGGTCGTCCGCAGATACACACTGGGCTAGGGTTCTTCGATCATATGCTTGATCAGCTCAGCAAGCACTCGGGCGTGGATATGAAAATTTCGGTACAGGGTGACTTGCACATCGACGAGCACCATACCATCGAAGACACGGCTATTGCCTTGGGCGAGGCCTTCACCCAGGCCCTCGGCGACAAGCGTGGTCTGGCCCGCTACGGTTTCCTGCTCCCCATGGACGACGTGCTTGCCCAGGCCGCCATCGACTTTTCCGGCCGCCCCTGGATGGTATGGGACGCGGAGTTCAAGCGGGAAAAAATTGGTGACATGCCCACGGAAATGTTTTACCATTTCTTTAAAAGTTTCTCCGATGCGGCTCGTTGCAACCTCAATATTAAAGCCGAAGGGCAAAACGAACACCATAAGATTGAGGCCATCTTCAAGGCCGTAGCCAAGTCCATCAAGATGGCTTTGGTGCGGGATGCTGCCCGCATGGAAATTCCCAGTACGAAGGGAGTTTTGTAG
- the hisC gene encoding histidinol-phosphate transaminase codes for MFNLDSLVRPNIRAMKPYSSARDEFQGEAHVMLDANENSLGSAGPERFNRYPDPVQRAVKAELAPLKGVRPEQIFLGNGSDEAIDLLVRLTCTPGQDSILILPPTYGMYEVAANLNDVRIERLPLTEDFQLSSETVAGVVASEAKLVFLCSPNNPTGNLLHAEAIEQILRGFRGLVVVDEAYADFAAAPSWTTRLQEFPNLVILQTFSKAWGLAGLRLGMAFASPEIVGYLNKIKPPYNVSEATQQHALQALRDAARFEGMRQELLRGRDWLAERLPAVPIVETVFPSDANFLLVRFRPDATAVYDFLVSRGIIVRNRTTQPGCAGTLRLTVGSPQENEQLLDALQKFE; via the coding sequence ATGTTTAACCTCGATAGCCTCGTGCGGCCCAACATCCGGGCCATGAAACCCTATTCTTCGGCCCGCGATGAATTTCAGGGGGAGGCGCATGTGATGCTCGACGCCAACGAGAATAGCCTGGGCAGCGCCGGCCCCGAGCGGTTCAACCGCTACCCTGACCCCGTGCAGCGGGCCGTGAAAGCCGAGCTGGCCCCGCTGAAAGGCGTGCGGCCCGAGCAGATTTTTCTGGGAAACGGCTCCGACGAAGCCATCGACCTGCTGGTGCGCCTGACCTGCACTCCCGGCCAGGACAGCATTCTGATTCTGCCGCCTACCTATGGCATGTATGAGGTAGCCGCTAATCTGAATGATGTGCGTATTGAACGGCTGCCGCTTACCGAGGACTTTCAGCTCTCTTCCGAGACGGTGGCGGGGGTAGTAGCTTCCGAGGCCAAGCTGGTATTTTTGTGCTCGCCCAACAACCCGACGGGCAATCTGCTCCACGCCGAAGCCATCGAGCAAATTCTGCGCGGCTTCCGGGGACTGGTAGTAGTGGATGAGGCTTATGCCGATTTTGCTGCGGCTCCCAGCTGGACCACGCGCCTGCAGGAGTTTCCGAACCTGGTTATTCTGCAGACCTTCTCCAAGGCCTGGGGCCTGGCGGGCCTGCGCTTGGGCATGGCCTTTGCCAGTCCGGAAATCGTCGGCTACCTCAACAAAATCAAGCCACCCTACAACGTATCGGAGGCTACCCAGCAGCACGCCCTGCAGGCCCTGCGCGACGCCGCCCGCTTCGAGGGTATGCGCCAGGAGCTGCTTCGGGGCCGCGATTGGCTGGCCGAGCGTCTGCCGGCCGTGCCCATCGTGGAAACCGTATTTCCTTCGGATGCGAATTTCCTGCTGGTGCGCTTCCGGCCTGATGCCACAGCCGTGTACGACTTCCTGGTAAGCCGAGGCATCATTGTGCGCAACCGTACTACCCAGCCTGGCTGCGCCGGCACGCTCCGCCTCACGGTGGGCTCACCCCAGGAAAATGAGCAGCTGCTGGATGCCCTCCAGAAGTTCGAGTAA
- the hisD gene encoding histidinol dehydrogenase, which translates to MQFFSYPAQTDWPALQQRAAAQQAQDIDQRVQQIFEDVRQRGDAALLDYAQRFDGADLSGGLRVSLDELTAAAAQVPAELQAAIRQAYANILRFHEAQVPQPEQVETMPGVHCWRRAVPVQRVGLYIPGGTAPLFSTLLMLGVPARLAACPEVVLCTPPQRDGSVNPVILFTAQLLGITTIIKAGGAQAVAALTGGTASVPAVDKIFGPGNRYVTAAKQLATRYGVAIDMPAGPSEVLVIADASATPAFVAADLLSQAEHGPDSQVILLSDSMSILEATQAEVTRQLQELPRAEVAAQALQESRAILLRTPEEMLYFSNQYAPEHLILAVENPEQLAEGVTSAGSVFLGHLTPEAAGDYASGTNHTLPTNGYARNYSGVSLDSFLKKITFQRLSTEGLRNVGPVVELMAEAEGLRAHARAITLRLESLDGQ; encoded by the coding sequence ATGCAATTCTTTTCCTACCCCGCCCAAACGGACTGGCCCGCCCTGCAGCAGCGGGCCGCTGCCCAGCAGGCCCAGGACATCGACCAGCGGGTACAGCAGATTTTTGAGGATGTGCGCCAGCGCGGCGACGCGGCCCTGCTCGACTACGCCCAGCGCTTCGACGGCGCCGACCTCTCGGGCGGTTTGCGCGTCAGTCTCGATGAGCTAACGGCCGCCGCGGCCCAGGTCCCGGCCGAGCTGCAGGCGGCCATTCGGCAGGCCTATGCCAACATTTTACGGTTTCACGAGGCACAGGTGCCGCAGCCAGAACAAGTAGAAACCATGCCGGGCGTACACTGCTGGCGCCGGGCGGTGCCCGTGCAGCGGGTGGGCCTCTACATCCCGGGCGGCACGGCGCCGCTGTTCAGCACCCTGCTGATGCTGGGCGTCCCGGCTCGGTTGGCAGCCTGCCCGGAGGTAGTACTGTGCACTCCGCCCCAGCGCGACGGCTCCGTGAACCCAGTGATTCTGTTCACGGCGCAGCTGCTGGGCATCACCACCATTATCAAAGCCGGCGGCGCCCAGGCCGTTGCCGCCCTTACCGGCGGTACGGCCTCGGTGCCCGCTGTTGATAAGATCTTCGGCCCCGGCAACCGCTACGTGACGGCCGCCAAGCAGTTGGCCACGCGCTATGGGGTAGCCATTGACATGCCGGCGGGTCCGTCGGAAGTGCTGGTTATTGCCGACGCCTCGGCTACCCCCGCTTTCGTCGCCGCCGATTTGCTGAGCCAGGCCGAGCACGGCCCCGACTCGCAAGTGATTCTGCTCTCGGATTCAATGAGCATCCTGGAAGCTACTCAGGCCGAAGTAACCCGCCAGCTACAGGAGTTGCCCCGGGCTGAGGTAGCCGCCCAGGCCCTGCAGGAAAGCCGGGCCATTCTGCTCCGCACCCCGGAGGAAATGCTTTACTTCTCGAACCAGTACGCGCCCGAACACCTCATCTTGGCCGTTGAGAACCCCGAGCAATTGGCCGAAGGTGTTACCAGCGCTGGCTCCGTATTCCTGGGCCACCTGACTCCGGAAGCCGCCGGCGACTACGCTTCCGGCACCAACCACACGCTGCCCACCAACGGCTATGCCCGCAACTACAGTGGTGTATCTCTGGATTCGTTTCTGAAAAAGATAACGTTCCAACGGCTTTCCACCGAAGGCCTGCGCAATGTGGGACCGGTGGTGGAGCTGATGGCCGAAGCCGAAGGCCTACGGGCCCACGCCCGCGCCATCACGCTGCGGCTGGAGTCGCTCGACGGTCAATAG
- the hisG gene encoding ATP phosphoribosyltransferase codes for MLRLAIQKSGRLSEDSLNLIRECGISFLSSSYKLKTEATNFPLEILYLRDDDIPGYVQDGVADLGIVGQNVLVEAGLPQLEIEGLGFSKCRLSLAVPRAAGYDSVADLSGKNIATSYPRILGSYLQERGVTANLHTISGSVEIAPSIGLAEAICDIVSSGSTLLGNGLREVETVFRSEAVLIANQQLSAEKKELLEQLQFRMQAVRRARRNKYILLNAPVASLDAVKALLPGIKSPTVTKLAEEGWVSVQSVINEDDFWHITGQLKAVGAEGILVLPIEKMIA; via the coding sequence ATGCTCCGTCTGGCCATCCAGAAATCGGGCCGCCTTAGCGAAGACTCCCTGAACCTGATTCGGGAGTGCGGTATCAGCTTCCTCAGCTCCTCGTACAAGCTTAAAACTGAAGCGACCAACTTCCCCCTCGAAATCCTCTACCTCCGCGACGACGATATTCCCGGCTACGTGCAGGACGGCGTGGCCGACCTGGGCATTGTGGGGCAAAACGTGCTGGTAGAAGCCGGCCTACCCCAGCTGGAAATCGAAGGGCTGGGTTTCAGCAAGTGCCGCCTGAGCCTGGCCGTGCCCCGCGCCGCTGGTTACGACTCCGTGGCTGACCTCTCAGGTAAGAACATTGCCACGTCCTACCCCCGGATTCTGGGCAGCTACCTGCAGGAGCGGGGCGTAACCGCTAACCTGCACACCATTAGCGGTTCGGTAGAAATTGCCCCCAGCATTGGGCTGGCCGAGGCCATCTGTGATATTGTGAGCAGCGGCTCTACGCTGCTTGGCAACGGGCTGCGGGAAGTAGAAACCGTGTTTCGCTCCGAAGCCGTGCTGATTGCCAACCAGCAGTTGAGCGCTGAGAAAAAGGAGCTGCTAGAGCAGCTACAGTTCCGGATGCAGGCCGTGCGCCGGGCCCGGCGCAACAAGTACATTCTGCTGAACGCTCCGGTGGCCTCGCTAGATGCCGTGAAGGCGTTGCTACCCGGTATCAAGTCGCCAACTGTTACCAAGCTGGCCGAGGAAGGCTGGGTGTCGGTGCAGTCGGTCATCAATGAGGATGATTTCTGGCACATTACTGGGCAGCTGAAAGCCGTAGGCGCCGAGGGTATTCTGGTGCTGCCGATTGAGAAGATGATTGCCTGA
- a CDS encoding DUF2911 domain-containing protein — protein MHSVRLLALRLGLGISLLGAASLVQAQTAAPTPAAAAEPASPTPAPASNTPASTIPPVTSQAPSPVMGAQPVQLPLPQASPRASVIQTFGLTEVTVDYHAPSVRGRAVWGGLVPYDQIWRAGANENTLIKFSTPVLLRGQTVPAGQYSFYVMPHQDRDWELVLNRVTTHWGAEGYDQRDDVIRVPVIPETAPFHENLLYWFSDIKSTGAHLNLTWEKRTLVLPIETEVHKQVLSGIEQVLQQKPGDWQLLAQAADYLVQNNIEAERALTYINESLRLQDAASNNWIKARLLAQQQDFGTAIVYARKAIKLGDKEDSAFKNQLPSMRIALTEWQAKAY, from the coding sequence ATGCATAGTGTCCGGCTTCTGGCTCTTCGTCTGGGATTAGGAATCAGCCTGCTTGGGGCCGCTTCTCTGGTGCAGGCCCAAACGGCGGCCCCTACCCCCGCCGCGGCCGCCGAACCGGCTAGCCCTACCCCTGCTCCGGCTTCAAACACTCCCGCCTCAACAATTCCGCCCGTTACCAGTCAGGCCCCTTCTCCGGTTATGGGTGCCCAGCCGGTTCAACTGCCTCTGCCCCAGGCCAGCCCCCGGGCCTCAGTTATCCAGACGTTTGGCCTTACCGAAGTAACCGTGGACTACCATGCTCCCTCCGTGCGCGGCCGGGCCGTGTGGGGGGGCCTCGTTCCCTACGACCAGATCTGGCGGGCCGGCGCCAATGAAAACACCCTGATTAAGTTCTCGACGCCTGTGCTATTGCGCGGCCAGACGGTGCCGGCCGGGCAGTACTCCTTTTACGTCATGCCCCACCAGGATCGGGACTGGGAACTGGTGCTTAACCGCGTAACCACCCACTGGGGCGCCGAGGGCTACGATCAGCGCGACGATGTTATTCGGGTGCCGGTGATACCCGAGACGGCCCCTTTCCACGAAAACCTGCTGTACTGGTTTTCCGATATCAAATCTACCGGGGCTCACCTCAACCTGACCTGGGAAAAGCGGACGCTCGTTCTGCCCATCGAGACGGAAGTGCACAAGCAGGTACTCAGCGGCATTGAGCAAGTACTGCAGCAAAAGCCCGGCGACTGGCAGCTGCTAGCCCAGGCCGCCGACTACCTAGTGCAGAACAACATCGAAGCCGAACGCGCCCTGACGTATATTAATGAATCGTTGCGCCTGCAGGATGCGGCCTCCAATAATTGGATTAAGGCCCGGCTGCTGGCCCAGCAGCAGGACTTCGGCACGGCCATCGTATATGCCCGCAAGGCCATCAAGTTGGGCGACAAGGAAGACAGCGCCTTCAAAAATCAGTTACCCAGCATGCGCATTGCCCTCACGGAGTGGCAGGCCAAGGCGTATTAA
- a CDS encoding Crp/Fnr family transcriptional regulator, which yields MEEFLALCHAIQALSPELELALRQQVRQETVVQRQLLLQPGQIAHRLYFLETGLVRGFHLKDGKEVTAWFMREGDFVISILSFFSQQPSHEYLQALTPCTLWSLSYEQLQQLYQQFPEFNYIGRVLTEKYYVLSEQRALHLRMLSAPERYDKLLLDFPDIFQRVPLKLLASHLGLTPETLSRLRARRS from the coding sequence ATGGAGGAGTTTTTAGCGCTTTGTCATGCTATTCAGGCTTTGTCGCCGGAGCTGGAACTGGCCCTACGCCAGCAGGTACGGCAGGAAACTGTGGTCCAGCGGCAGCTCTTGCTTCAACCCGGCCAGATTGCACACCGCCTCTACTTTCTGGAAACCGGCCTGGTGCGGGGCTTCCACCTGAAAGACGGTAAAGAAGTAACCGCGTGGTTTATGCGGGAGGGCGACTTTGTCATCTCCATTCTGAGCTTCTTTTCCCAGCAGCCTTCGCACGAGTATCTGCAGGCCCTGACGCCCTGTACCTTGTGGTCGTTGAGCTACGAGCAGCTGCAGCAGCTCTACCAGCAGTTTCCGGAGTTTAACTATATCGGCCGCGTACTCACGGAGAAGTACTACGTACTCAGCGAGCAACGGGCTCTGCACCTGCGCATGCTTTCGGCCCCGGAGCGCTACGACAAGCTCCTGCTCGACTTCCCGGATATCTTTCAGCGCGTCCCGCTGAAGCTATTGGCGTCGCACCTGGGCCTCACCCCCGAAACCCTCAGCCGCTTGCGCGCCCGCCGTTCTTGA